One Bradyrhizobium sp. CCGB12 genomic window carries:
- a CDS encoding RNA pyrophosphohydrolase → MARYEDLPYRTCVGVMLINTKGLVFIGRRAGGIEHVDDTHVWQMPQGGVDPGEDTWEAAKRELYEETSVRSLERLGEVPDWLIYDIPRTVAGRAWKGRYRGQRQKWFAMRFTGKDSEINVEKPGGGGHKAEFVSWRWEPMKNLPGLIIPFKRPVYERVVKEFSSLADE, encoded by the coding sequence ATGGCGCGTTACGAGGATCTGCCCTACCGGACCTGCGTCGGTGTGATGCTGATCAACACGAAGGGTCTGGTGTTCATCGGCCGCCGCGCCGGCGGCATCGAGCACGTCGACGACACCCATGTCTGGCAGATGCCGCAAGGCGGCGTCGATCCCGGCGAGGACACTTGGGAGGCCGCCAAGCGCGAGCTCTATGAAGAGACCAGCGTGCGCTCGCTCGAACGGCTCGGCGAGGTCCCGGACTGGCTGATCTACGACATTCCGCGCACGGTCGCAGGCCGCGCCTGGAAGGGCCGCTATCGCGGCCAGCGTCAGAAATGGTTTGCGATGCGCTTCACCGGCAAGGACAGCGAGATCAATGTCGAGAAGCCCGGCGGCGGCGGCCACAAGGCCGAGTTCGTGAGCTGGCGTTGGGAACCGATGAAGAACCTCCCCGGGCTGATCATTCCCTTCAAGCGCCCGGTCTATGAGCGCGTGGTGAAGGAATTTTCGTCGCTGGCGGATGAATGA